One window from the genome of Rufibacter tibetensis encodes:
- a CDS encoding FecR family protein, whose amino-acid sequence MAKALRGELSEEEQFAFTAWLNEDDSHTQQWTEALEVWDEVGTEQNLTFQPNADLAWEKFCTKVEMPSETKVIPLIPIKAEEIFDNRQEAVEKSFFQWNSLYKYAAAFVLAAGLAWLGYLQFNNSTAWTQVATTAGQRQLINLPDGSQVTLNENSTLKYLSSFDGNERNVELNGEGFFEVEKNPSKPFVVKSGNAQTKVLGTSFNVRAVTGESTVSVAVVTGKVALSSLKDNQQVVLTPGYTGQLSSNGQLNKITTLESAAPVWRTLTFKNSSIKSVVHDLEQYFKVSIEVSNENLHNCTFTGTFENPDLKEVLTVLAASSDLKIGNTKEGSYTLEGAGCQ is encoded by the coding sequence ATGGCCAAAGCGTTGCGTGGAGAATTGTCTGAAGAAGAACAATTTGCCTTCACCGCTTGGTTAAATGAAGACGACAGTCACACACAGCAATGGACAGAAGCGCTTGAAGTTTGGGATGAAGTAGGCACTGAACAAAATCTCACCTTCCAACCAAACGCCGACCTAGCCTGGGAGAAATTCTGCACAAAAGTTGAAATGCCTTCTGAGACTAAAGTTATTCCTCTAATTCCTATCAAGGCGGAGGAAATTTTTGATAATCGGCAGGAAGCAGTTGAAAAAAGTTTTTTCCAATGGAACAGTCTGTACAAGTATGCAGCAGCCTTTGTTTTGGCCGCCGGCTTAGCTTGGTTAGGATATCTGCAGTTTAACAACTCTACCGCCTGGACTCAGGTTGCTACTACCGCAGGACAACGTCAGCTTATCAACTTACCTGATGGAAGCCAGGTTACCTTGAATGAAAACTCCACCCTTAAGTACCTCTCCTCTTTTGATGGAAATGAGCGTAACGTGGAGTTAAATGGTGAGGGATTCTTTGAAGTAGAGAAGAACCCTTCCAAACCCTTTGTGGTTAAAAGCGGCAATGCTCAGACCAAAGTATTAGGTACTTCCTTTAATGTAAGGGCTGTCACCGGGGAATCTACAGTTTCAGTAGCTGTAGTTACCGGGAAAGTAGCCCTCTCCTCCTTAAAAGATAACCAACAGGTAGTACTTACCCCAGGGTATACTGGTCAACTATCTTCTAATGGTCAGTTAAACAAAATAACAACTTTAGAAAGTGCTGCTCCTGTTTGGCGTACCTTAACTTTTAAGAATTCGTCTATCAAATCAGTTGTACATGATTTAGAACAGTACTTCAAGGTTTCTATTGAGGTCTCTAACGAGAACCTACATAACTGTACGTTTACAGGTACTTTTGAAAATCCAGATCTAAAAGAGGTACTGACTGTACTTGCAGCTTCTTCAGATTTGAAGATAGGTAACACGAAAGAAGGGTCATACACACTTGAGGGAGCTGGATGCCAGTAA
- a CDS encoding RNA polymerase sigma-70 factor: MGTPLLTQDQELHALLKTNEALFMETLFKQYYTLLCRTAVRFTKDTESAEDLVQEVFCKIWQNREVLEVTTSYKAYLVRSVTNQALNYIEKQKRLVLAEDTTPFESSLSANTTMELIAGTEMEGRIQQALEALPPQCRLIFEMSRFEELTYKEIADTLQLSPKTVENQMGKALRILREHLLMLFITSSFLAEVELSTKTLTFL; encoded by the coding sequence ATGGGTACACCTCTACTTACCCAAGACCAGGAGTTGCACGCCCTGCTCAAAACTAATGAAGCGCTCTTTATGGAAACTCTGTTTAAACAGTACTATACGTTACTGTGCAGAACAGCGGTGCGCTTCACCAAAGACACTGAGTCTGCGGAAGACCTAGTGCAAGAAGTTTTCTGTAAGATCTGGCAGAACCGCGAGGTGCTGGAGGTAACCACATCTTACAAAGCCTATCTGGTAAGATCTGTCACGAACCAGGCCTTGAATTACATTGAGAAACAAAAACGATTAGTTTTAGCGGAAGACACCACTCCTTTTGAATCCAGCCTTTCAGCCAATACCACTATGGAATTAATTGCGGGCACGGAGATGGAAGGCCGTATTCAGCAAGCATTGGAGGCTTTACCTCCGCAGTGCCGTCTCATTTTTGAAATGAGCCGGTTTGAGGAGTTAACTTATAAAGAGATTGCCGATACACTTCAGCTGTCTCCAAAAACCGTTGAAAATCAAATGGGAAAAGCCTTGCGCATATTACGCGAGCACTTATTAATGCTATTTATAACCTCATCATTTTTAGCAGAGGTAGAACTTAGCACCAAAACATTAACATTTCTTTAA
- a CDS encoding MFS transporter: protein MMQTTTKNDPKVLRAWCFYDWANSVYSLVITTAIFPIYYVALTKGVNRGVVSFFGLDIAASVLYSYALTGAFLIIAFLSPLLTAIADYGGNKKSFMRFFCYMGSSACMGLFFFTEATFSISVLLFMIAAIGFSGSIVFYNAYLPEIATEENFDKLSARGFSLGYIGSMILLILSLALVLFPEAVGIEDKGLPARISFLMTGLWWFGFSQYSFAYLPNNTKGKEKEGGYLLNGFRELGKVFSMLKELPLLKRFLLAFFFYNMGVQTVMYVASLFGSKELNLPDTALITVLLIIQAVAIGGAYFFAWLSGKIGNTMALVYAVIVWVGITIGAFFVTTGNQYYVLAFVVGAVMGGVQALSRSTYSKLLPETTDNASFFSFYDICDKVGLALGTLAFGITEQIFGSMRNSILTLLVFFVIGLIALLSIKTNKLAPVTPTVA, encoded by the coding sequence ATGATGCAAACCACAACTAAAAATGACCCTAAAGTATTAAGAGCCTGGTGCTTTTATGATTGGGCCAATTCTGTTTACTCACTTGTTATTACCACCGCCATTTTTCCTATCTACTATGTAGCCCTTACCAAAGGAGTGAATAGGGGGGTAGTCAGTTTTTTTGGTTTAGACATAGCAGCCTCCGTATTGTACAGTTATGCCTTGACAGGAGCTTTCCTAATTATAGCTTTTTTGAGTCCTTTGTTGACAGCCATTGCCGATTACGGGGGGAACAAGAAATCCTTCATGCGCTTTTTTTGCTACATGGGTTCTTCTGCCTGTATGGGATTGTTCTTTTTTACGGAAGCCACTTTCTCCATTTCGGTGCTGCTGTTTATGATCGCGGCCATCGGGTTTAGTGGAAGTATTGTCTTCTACAATGCATATCTGCCAGAGATTGCCACAGAAGAAAACTTTGACAAACTAAGTGCCCGCGGGTTCTCTTTGGGCTACATAGGAAGCATGATCCTGTTGATTCTCTCACTGGCCTTGGTCTTATTTCCTGAAGCAGTAGGCATTGAGGACAAAGGATTACCCGCAAGAATATCTTTTCTGATGACTGGGCTTTGGTGGTTTGGCTTCTCACAGTACTCCTTTGCTTACCTGCCCAACAATACAAAAGGAAAAGAAAAGGAGGGAGGCTACCTCTTGAATGGCTTCCGGGAATTAGGGAAAGTCTTCAGCATGCTGAAAGAACTGCCTTTGCTGAAACGTTTCTTGTTGGCCTTTTTTTTCTATAACATGGGCGTGCAGACAGTGATGTACGTAGCTTCATTGTTTGGATCTAAAGAATTGAACTTGCCAGATACGGCACTAATCACCGTATTATTGATTATACAAGCCGTAGCTATAGGTGGAGCTTATTTCTTTGCCTGGCTTTCTGGGAAAATAGGGAATACCATGGCTTTGGTATATGCCGTGATTGTATGGGTAGGAATTACCATAGGCGCTTTCTTTGTAACTACCGGAAACCAATATTATGTGCTGGCTTTTGTAGTAGGAGCAGTGATGGGCGGCGTACAGGCGCTTTCCCGTTCTACCTACAGCAAGCTATTACCAGAAACTACAGATAACGCTTCCTTCTTCAGTTTCTATGATATCTGCGACAAAGTAGGCCTGGCATTAGGTACCTTAGCCTTTGGAATTACTGAGCAGATCTTTGGCTCTATGCGGAACAGTATTCTAACATTGTTAGTCTTTTTCGTGATTGGTTTGATTGCCCTGCTCTCTATTAAAACAAACAAATTAGCACCTGTTACTCCTACAGTCGCTTAG
- a CDS encoding head GIN domain-containing protein: MFLKPLLKYLLICFSLSLVTSCDILGSGFCIEGQGETKKEFRDVSAFKGVDLRLPGNVIITGGPKTEISIETFANLLPEITTELEGSTLVIRSESCLEFTNDEATIHISLPNIENVELKSSGQIRVQSVKSPKNLKLNLSGSGKIHYLGSTVKINALNSGSGDIVLEGFANTLETKVSGSGRMEGYSLNADSVRAVSTGSGHQYLWVSRVLDASVEGSGNIYFRGHPFLRTTITKGSGKVIDDN, from the coding sequence ATGTTCCTTAAACCTTTATTGAAGTACCTTTTAATTTGCTTTTCTTTAAGTCTGGTTACTTCCTGTGATATTTTAGGTTCAGGGTTTTGCATTGAAGGGCAAGGTGAGACTAAAAAGGAATTCAGGGATGTATCTGCTTTCAAGGGCGTTGATCTTAGATTACCTGGTAACGTGATAATCACAGGCGGTCCCAAAACTGAGATCAGCATAGAAACTTTTGCCAACCTATTGCCTGAAATTACAACAGAACTAGAAGGTTCAACTCTTGTGATCAGATCAGAGTCTTGCCTTGAATTCACTAATGACGAAGCAACCATCCATATTAGCCTTCCCAATATTGAAAACGTAGAACTTAAAAGTTCAGGGCAAATAAGAGTACAGTCCGTAAAATCTCCCAAGAACTTAAAACTGAATTTGTCTGGGTCTGGAAAGATACACTACTTGGGTAGTACAGTTAAAATCAATGCTTTAAACAGCGGTTCAGGTGATATTGTATTAGAGGGTTTTGCTAATACATTAGAAACTAAGGTGAGCGGATCTGGCAGAATGGAAGGCTACTCCCTCAATGCAGACTCCGTAAGGGCAGTCTCCACAGGTTCAGGACACCAATACCTTTGGGTAAGCCGAGTTCTTGATGCCTCTGTTGAAGGAAGCGGTAACATTTATTTCCGTGGTCACCCATTTTTGCGCACAACAATCACTAAAGGCTCCGGAAAAGTTATTGATGATAATTAG
- a CDS encoding AMP nucleosidase, with product MKTKQEIVENWLPRYTGRPLNEFGEYILLTNFLNYVVMFADQFEVEIKGADKPMQTATAQNITIINFGMGSAMAATVMDLLSAIKPKAALFLGKCGGLKKSKLGDLILPIAAIRGEGTSDDYLPPEIPALPSFRLQRSVSSMIKKHEMDYWTGTVYTTNRRVWEHDEEFKEYLRSIRALGVDMETATIFVVGFMNDIPHGALLLVSDNPMTPDGVKTTESDLRITANYVTKHLQIGIDSLMELRDSGESVKHLRYD from the coding sequence ATGAAGACAAAACAGGAGATTGTAGAGAACTGGCTCCCGAGGTACACCGGAAGGCCATTGAACGAGTTTGGCGAATACATCTTGTTAACTAACTTCCTCAACTACGTGGTCATGTTTGCCGACCAGTTTGAAGTGGAAATTAAAGGAGCGGACAAGCCTATGCAAACGGCCACTGCCCAAAACATCACCATCATCAACTTCGGGATGGGAAGCGCCATGGCAGCTACGGTAATGGATCTTCTATCAGCCATCAAACCTAAGGCAGCCCTGTTTCTGGGCAAGTGTGGTGGTCTGAAGAAATCTAAATTAGGCGACCTTATCTTACCCATTGCTGCAATTAGAGGCGAAGGTACTTCAGACGATTATCTTCCTCCAGAAATTCCGGCTCTTCCCTCTTTTCGTCTGCAACGGTCGGTTTCCTCTATGATCAAGAAACATGAGATGGACTACTGGACCGGAACGGTGTACACCACCAACCGCCGCGTATGGGAGCATGACGAAGAGTTCAAAGAGTACCTGCGTTCCATCAGGGCTTTAGGCGTGGACATGGAAACTGCTACCATCTTTGTGGTAGGTTTCATGAACGACATCCCTCATGGAGCATTGTTGCTGGTTTCGGATAACCCTATGACCCCAGACGGTGTGAAAACAACTGAAAGTGACCTGCGCATTACTGCAAATTACGTGACCAAACACCTTCAAATTGGAATAGACTCCCTAATGGAACTACGTGATTCTGGTGAATCTGTGAAACACCTGCGCTATGACTAA
- a CDS encoding amidohydrolase, with amino-acid sequence MTKRLRYLGLSAFLGLSLLSSSCSRGEKADLLVYNATLYTVNKGFDKAQALAVKDGKILEVGTSEGLRKKYKATEEMDAQGKPVYPGLIDAHAHFFRYAMNLREADLVGTTSFSEVIQRLQAQRKELPNAAWLTGRGWDQNDWKVKQFPTKDTLDVLFPDVPVLIQRVDGHAFLANQKALDLAGITPQTTINGGKVEVVNGKLTGILVDNAGDLASSKIPMPSPSELAVVLKEAEQNLFAVGVTSVVDAGLEKSAIDLLDSLQKKEELGIRIYAMLSPTPENKSYFFKKGPYTTERLNVRSFKVYGDGALGSRGACLLHPYSDKPNETGFLLETVQQYKDLAAELYQHNFQMNTHAIGDSANRVILQIYGNLLKGKNDRRWRIEHAQVVNPADIPLFGQYSILPSVQPTHATSDMYWASERLGLDRVKHAYAFKALLQQNNMIPLGSDFPVEHINPLYGFHSAIARQDAENFPAGGFQMENALTREEALKGTTIWAAYANFEEKQKGSLEPGKVADFVILDQDIMTIKPESIRGVKVLSTYLNGQKVFGQ; translated from the coding sequence ATGACTAAAAGATTGCGTTATCTGGGCTTATCCGCATTTTTAGGGCTTAGCCTTCTTTCCTCTTCCTGTAGCCGAGGTGAAAAAGCTGATTTGCTGGTCTACAATGCCACTTTGTACACAGTGAATAAAGGGTTTGACAAAGCCCAGGCTTTGGCGGTGAAAGACGGTAAAATTTTAGAAGTGGGCACTTCTGAAGGTCTTCGGAAAAAATACAAAGCCACCGAAGAAATGGATGCGCAAGGCAAGCCGGTGTACCCGGGCTTGATTGATGCGCATGCCCATTTCTTCAGGTATGCCATGAACCTGCGGGAAGCCGATTTGGTGGGCACAACTTCCTTTAGTGAAGTGATCCAGCGCTTACAGGCACAAAGAAAAGAGCTCCCCAATGCGGCATGGCTAACCGGAAGAGGTTGGGACCAGAACGATTGGAAGGTAAAGCAATTCCCAACCAAAGACACATTAGATGTACTCTTCCCTGATGTACCAGTTCTGATTCAACGGGTAGATGGGCACGCTTTTCTGGCTAATCAGAAAGCACTGGATCTGGCAGGCATTACCCCACAAACCACTATCAATGGTGGCAAAGTGGAAGTAGTAAATGGAAAGCTAACTGGCATTCTGGTTGACAACGCAGGCGACCTTGCTTCAAGCAAAATACCCATGCCCTCTCCTTCTGAATTAGCGGTGGTTTTGAAAGAAGCGGAGCAGAACTTGTTTGCCGTGGGGGTAACCTCAGTTGTAGACGCTGGTCTGGAAAAAAGTGCGATTGATTTACTTGACTCCCTCCAGAAAAAAGAGGAATTGGGAATAAGGATTTATGCCATGCTTAGCCCCACTCCAGAGAATAAGAGCTATTTTTTCAAAAAAGGCCCCTATACCACAGAGCGTTTGAATGTAAGGTCTTTCAAAGTTTACGGAGACGGCGCCTTAGGTTCAAGGGGAGCTTGCTTGTTGCACCCGTACTCTGATAAACCTAATGAGACTGGCTTCTTACTGGAAACAGTGCAGCAATACAAAGACTTGGCGGCCGAGCTGTATCAGCACAACTTTCAAATGAATACCCACGCCATTGGGGACTCAGCCAACCGTGTGATTCTGCAGATATACGGCAATCTGCTGAAAGGCAAGAATGACCGGCGGTGGCGCATTGAACATGCTCAGGTTGTAAACCCGGCAGACATTCCATTGTTCGGGCAGTACAGCATTTTACCATCGGTGCAACCCACCCACGCTACCTCAGACATGTACTGGGCCAGCGAACGACTGGGGCTTGACCGGGTGAAGCATGCGTATGCTTTTAAAGCTCTACTACAGCAAAACAACATGATTCCGCTTGGGTCAGATTTTCCGGTGGAACACATTAATCCGTTGTATGGGTTTCATTCAGCCATAGCCAGGCAAGATGCTGAAAACTTTCCGGCTGGAGGGTTTCAGATGGAGAATGCCTTGACCCGCGAAGAGGCTTTGAAAGGCACTACCATTTGGGCGGCTTACGCTAACTTTGAAGAAAAGCAGAAAGGTAGCCTTGAGCCCGGAAAAGTAGCAGACTTTGTGATCTTAGACCAGGACATCATGACCATCAAACCTGAGTCCATTAGGGGCGTTAAGGTGCTCAGCACCTATTTGAATGGTCAAAAAGTTTTCGGTCAGTAA